CTCCTGGACCACCGTCGTGGAGTCCGCACCCAAGCCGCCGCGCGGCGCGGGCGAGCGCGTGGAGGACGAGGGACAAGGCGGCACGCAGATCGCCGAGTACCTGGTCGGCCAGAAGCTCATCTGACGGCTGACGACGAGAGGAAGGCAACGTCATGTCCGAGGTCCTGGTCCTCGTCGACCACGCCGACGGCGAGGTCAAGAAGAGCACCTTCGAGCTGCTGACCCTGGCGCGCGGGCTCGGTGAGCCCTCCGCCGTCGTGGTCGGCGCTCCCGGCGTCGCCGCCAAGGCCGGTCAGGCGCTGGCAGGCTACGGCGCGGCGAAGGTCTACGCCGCCGAGTCGGGCGCCGCCGACACCCAGCTCATCACCCCCTCGGTGGATGCGCTGGCGGTGCTCATCGAGCGGTCCGCACCTGCTGCGGTACTGGTCAGCGCGTCGATCACCGGTAAGGAGATCGCCGGTCGGCTGGCCGTGCGCACCGGCTCCGGTGTGCTGGTGGAGATCGACGGCGTCGATGCGGACGGCGTCGCCACTCAGGCGGCCTTCGGCGGCGCCTACGTGGTGAAGTCCAAGGTCACCACCGGCGTCCCCGTGCTCAGCGTCCGTCCCGGCGCGGTGGAGGCCGAGGCCGCCGAGGGTGCTGCGGCCGAGGAGTCCGTCGAGGTCCCCGAGCGAGACGCCAGGCTCATCACCCGCATCACCGGCCAGGAGCCGGTCGTGGGTGGCGACCGCCCCGAGCTGACCGATGCGTCGGTGGTCGTCGCAGGCGGTCGCGGTGTCGGCAGTGCCGAGAGCTTCGCCGTCGTCGAGCAGCTCGCCGACGTCCTCGGTGCCGCGGTCGGCGCCTCGCGTGCCGCCGTGGACTCCGGGTACTACCCCGGTCAGTTCCAGGTCGGCCAGACCGGCAAGTCGGTGTCCCCGCAGCTCTACATCGCGCTGGGCATCTCCGGTGCCATCCAGCACCGGGCCGGGATGCAGACGTCGAAGACCATCGTGGCGGTCAACAAGGACGCCGAGGCGCCGATCTTCGAGATCGCCGACTTCGGTGTGGTGGGCGACCTCTTCTCGGTCGCGCCGCAGCTGACGGAAGAGGTCACCCGGCGCAAGGCCTGACCAGGCCCGCAGGCTGGGGATGACGCCTGGCGGAGCTGATCCACCCGCCAGGCCTGGTTCTGGGCGAGACGGTTCGGCCGAGGCGTGGCCGGGCCGTCCGCCCATGCCCGCCGCCGACGAAGTGAGACGCCGTTCACAGCCGAACCACGGAGAGTCTGGCGGCGCCACGCCTTCCGACCCTCGCGGTTACGCTGGTGAGACCATGGCTTACCTCGACCACGCGGCCACCACTCCGATGCGGCGATCGGCCGTTCTCGCGATGACCGAGGCGTTGACCGTGCTGGGCAACGCGTCCTCGTTGCATGCGTCCGGACGACGTGCCAGACGGCGAGTGGAGGAGTGCCGGGAGCGGCTCGCCGCCGCCCTCGGCGCCCGCCCTTCGGAGATCATCCTCACCGCCAGCGGCACCGAGAGCGACAACCTGGCCGTCAAGGGGATCTACTGGGCGCGGCGTGATCAGGATGCCCGCCGCCGCCGGGTGCTCGCCTCGCCGACCGAACATCATGCGGTGCTGGACGCCGTGCAGTGGCTGGCCGATCACGAGGGCGCCGAGGTCGACTGGCTCCCCGTCGACGAGACGGGTCGCGTCGAGCCTGCCGCGCTGCGCGCCGCGATCGGCTCGGAGCCCGAGACCGTCGCCCTCGTCACGGTGATGTGGGCGAACAACGAGGTCGGCACGATCAACCCGATCGAGCAGCTCGCCGAGATCGCGGCCGAGTACGACGTCCCGCTGCACACCGACGCCGTGCAGGCGGTCGGGATGCTGCCGGTCGACTTCGGCGCCAGCGGTGCCGGCGCGTTGACACTCACCGGGCACAAGCTCGGCGGGCCGATCGGTGTCGGAGCGCTCCTGCTGCGCCGAGACGTCTCCTGCACCCCCTTACTCCACGGCGGCGGGCAGGAACGCGACGTCCGCTCCGGAACGCTGGACGTGCCCGCCGTGATCGCGCTGAGCGCGGCGGTCGAGGAGTCGGCGGCGCAGCAGACGGAGACGGCGGCCCGGATCACCGGACTGCGGGACGAACTCGTCACCAGGGTCCTCGACGCCGTGCCCGACGCGGTGGTCAAC
The Actinoalloteichus fjordicus DNA segment above includes these coding regions:
- a CDS encoding cysteine desulfurase family protein, yielding MAYLDHAATTPMRRSAVLAMTEALTVLGNASSLHASGRRARRRVEECRERLAAALGARPSEIILTASGTESDNLAVKGIYWARRDQDARRRRVLASPTEHHAVLDAVQWLADHEGAEVDWLPVDETGRVEPAALRAAIGSEPETVALVTVMWANNEVGTINPIEQLAEIAAEYDVPLHTDAVQAVGMLPVDFGASGAGALTLTGHKLGGPIGVGALLLRRDVSCTPLLHGGGQERDVRSGTLDVPAVIALSAAVEESAAQQTETAARITGLRDELVTRVLDAVPDAVVNGAAGVRTAAGAPSAAALPGIAHFTFPGCEGDGLLMLLDAKGIECSTGSACTAGVAEASHVLLAMGADRAAARGSLRFSLGHASTLDDVLELGAVIGSVVDRARGSGALRRRRPEGGRGDSPASAGAPAGNGRPAGNGSAVGSTDSTDSTYSARTVSAEV
- a CDS encoding electron transfer flavoprotein subunit alpha/FixB family protein, whose product is MSEVLVLVDHADGEVKKSTFELLTLARGLGEPSAVVVGAPGVAAKAGQALAGYGAAKVYAAESGAADTQLITPSVDALAVLIERSAPAAVLVSASITGKEIAGRLAVRTGSGVLVEIDGVDADGVATQAAFGGAYVVKSKVTTGVPVLSVRPGAVEAEAAEGAAAEESVEVPERDARLITRITGQEPVVGGDRPELTDASVVVAGGRGVGSAESFAVVEQLADVLGAAVGASRAAVDSGYYPGQFQVGQTGKSVSPQLYIALGISGAIQHRAGMQTSKTIVAVNKDAEAPIFEIADFGVVGDLFSVAPQLTEEVTRRKA